The following are encoded together in the Lathyrus oleraceus cultivar Zhongwan6 chromosome 3, CAAS_Psat_ZW6_1.0, whole genome shotgun sequence genome:
- the LOC127128676 gene encoding O-fucosyltransferase 27, with translation MKGEIKMKSKMKWVGLIGIVLSAFSIFIHFLLARFTQLGVSDYQSSVTIFSWRPIFDNPDFSTNSGSYRRLWGQVKLLESLYPDSIPRGYYPEPASQTNGFIFVRIQGGFHEIRNSICDVVAIARLLNATLAMPEIQSTTSSKGISSRFKSFAYLYNEDQFIVSLAKDVKIVRTLPKYLKGARRKKEIPVFKVPYSASPFYYLRHVLPVLKKHSVVELVVSNGGCLQAILPPDFEEYQRLRCRVSFQALQFRQEVQELSAKILQRLRAPSRPFIAFDPGMTRESLAYHGCAELFQDVHNELIQHKRSWMIKRGIVKGKLLVNSAEARLNGSCPLMPEEIGILLRAYGYSKDAIIYVSGGEVFGGQRTLIPLHAMFENVVDRTSLTTPWEMIRIYGQEVNLVNPPPGPPPFEEVKKRAAWKNAGPRPRPLPPPPAKPKSYNIEGWWGWVAESDNEPDSTVMELRTNAHKLLWEAIDYVVCVEADVFVPGFDRDGKGHSNFASLVVGHRLYQSAASKTFRPDRKEAAKFVDEIRDHMYQANRTWLKSVRRHLRKTLLDGILEASSKSKPLSFLSHPIPECSCLRHGSSEASKNSSSPLSSQVWKTLGVSHKCPAWMDTTSPVSQSKDKENDDDGDDDDSVSGLFFKQSGGNNEGEGGEVNTKEENQFEDQEELEGGER, from the exons atgaAAGGGGAAATAAAAATGAAGTCAAAAATGAAATGGGTTGGCTTAATTGGAATTGTTCTTTCAGCTTTTTCAATCTTCATTCACTTTCTTCTAGCTAGATTCACTCAACTTGGTGTTTCGGATTATCAATCTTCTGTTACTATCTTCTCTTGGAGACCCATCTTTGATAATCCAGATTTTTCCACCAAT AGTGGTTCATATAGAAGATTATGGGGACAAGTAAAGCTTCTTGAATCTTTATATCCAGATTCAATTCCAAGAGGGTATTATCCTG AACCTGCTTCACAAACAAACGGGTTTATATTTGTCCGAATACAAGGTGGTTTTCACGAGATCAGGAATTCG ATATGCGATGTGGTTGCGATTGCACGACTTCTTAATGCGACATTAGCAATGCCTGAAATTCAATCAACAACCAGCAGCAAGGGAATAAG TTCTCGGTTTAAGAGTTTTGCGTACCTATATAACGAGGACCAATTTATAGTCTCGTTAGCGAAAGATGTCAAAATTGTGAGAACTCTTCCGAAATATCTAAAGGGTGCAAGGAGGAAAAAAGAGATTCCGGTGTTTAAAGTTCCGTATTCGGCATCGCCTTTTTATTACTTGCGTCATGTCCTCCCTGTATTAAAGAAGCATTCAGTGGTTGAACTAGTTGTTTCCAATGGTGGATGCTTGCAG GCCATTCTTCCTCCCGATTTCGAAGAGTATCAAAGGCTGAGGTGCCGAGTTTCCTTTCAAGCTCTTCAGTTCCGGCAGGAAGTCCAAGAACTGTCCGCCAAGATTTTGCAGAG GTTACGAGCTCCTAGTCGGCCATTCATCGCCTTTGATCCTGGCATGACGAGAGAGTCTTTAGCTTATCATGGTTGTGCCGAACTATTCCAG GATGTACATAATGAACTCATTCAACACAAGAGATCTTGGATGATAAAACGCGGGATTGTCAAAGGGAAGCTTTTAGTCAACTCGGCCGAAGCAAGATTGAATGGATCGTGTCCTTTAATGCCGGAAGAG ATTGGTATTCTTCTACGAGCCTACGGATACTCGAAGGATGCGATTATATATGTCTCGGGAGGTGAAGTCTTTGGTGGTCAAAGAACATTGATTCCTCTTCACGCGATGTTTGAAAACGTTGTTGATAGAACATCTCTTACTACTCCGTGGGAGATGATTAGAATCTACGGACAAGAGGTTAACCTCGTTAATCCTCCTCCCGGACCACCGCCTTTCGAAGAAGTTAAAAAGCGTGCGGCTTGGAAGAACGCAGGTCCACGTCCTCGTCCGCTTCCTCCCCCTCCAGCAAAGCCGAAATCGTATAACATAGAGGGTTGGTGGGGTTGGGTAGCTGAGAGCGATAACGAACCTGATAGTACCGTTATGGAGCTAAGGACGAATGCTCATAAGTTACTTTGGGAAGCTATTGATTATGTGGTTTGTGTTGAAGCCGACGTGTTCGTCCCCGGATTTGACCGTGACGGGAAGGGGCATTCGAATTTCGCTAGCTTGGTGGTGGGGCATAGGCTATATCAGTCGGCCGCGTCGAAGACATTTCGACCCGACAG AAAAGAAGCTGCTAAGTTCGTAGACGAGATTCGCGACCACATGTATCAAGCAAATCGCACATGGCTAAAATCAGTCCGCAGGCATTTGAGAAAAACATTACTCGATGGAATACTCGAAGCATCGAGTAAATCGAAACCATTATCATTTCTCTCTCATCCAATCCCGGAATGTTCTTGTTTGCGGCACGGCTCTTCTGAAGCATCGAAGAATTCTTCTAGTCCTTTATCTTCCCAAGTATGGAAAACTCTTGGTGTTTCTCACAAGTGTCCTGCATGGATGGACACGACTAGTCCGGTTTCTCAATCAAAAGATAAGGAAAATGACGATGACGGTGACGACGATGATTCTGTATCGGGTTTATTCTTTAAGCAAAGTGGTGGAAATAATGAAGGCGAAGGAGGCGAAGTTAACACGAAAGAAGAAAATCAATTCGAGGATCAAGAAGAGCTCGAGGGTGGCGAAAGGTGA
- the LOC127128677 gene encoding transcription factor BIM2 isoform X2, with amino-acid sequence MARFSKSNQDEELLDDDDQDLHTVNTSSAALNINNNNVKVDEPGRGKRANPHRSKHSETEQRRRSKINERFQVLRDLIPQNDQKRDKASFLLEVIEYIQFLQEKLQIYEHSYEGWNQEPSKLIPWRNHHGPAENTIDPSRAIPNGSDHETRNNVSLSLPKNVQNAIEPVPSTTIQKGCTPGSSAEAAPLTMQMRLDMFDPVVSSGMVTQQMLELPVSNADMASNLQPQVWLSKPNNDDYTVPDNTLKEEEELKIDSGSESDSISSAYSQRLQNKWCNNSFSGKLTF; translated from the exons ATGGCTAGGTTTTCTAAAAGCAATCAAGATGAAGAATTGTTGGATGATGATGATCAAGACCTCCATACCGTCAACACTTCTTCCGCCGCtctcaacatcaacaacaacaatg TAAAGGTGGATGAACCTGGCAGAGGGAAAAGAGCGAACCCTCATCGTTCTAAGCATTCTGAGACTGAGCAGCGTAGAAGAAGCAAAATTAACGAAAG ATTTCAGGTTCTGAGAGATCTTATACCTCAAAATGATCAAAAAAGAGATAAAGCTTCCTTTTTGTTGGAG GTTATTGAATATATCCAGTTCCTACAGGAAAAGTTACAAATTTATGAACATTCTTATGAAGGATGGAATCAGGAACCAAGTAAATTAATTCCATGG AGAAATCATCACGGACCTGCCGAAAACACTATAGATCCTTCTCGAGCTATTCCAAATGGGTCTGATCATGAAACACGTAACAATGTCTCTCTGTCATTGCCTAAAAACGTACAGAACGCAATAGAACCTGTCCCCTCCACAACTATTCAGAAGGGTTGCACCCCTGGTTCATCCGCAGAAGCCGCTCCTCTGACAATGCAAATGCGATTGGACATGTTTGATCCGGTTGTTAGCAGTGGTATGGTGACTcaacagatgctggagttgccTGTATCTAATGCTGACATGGCTTCCAATCTCCAGCCTCAAGTATGGCTTAGCAAACCAAACAATGACGACTATACTGTTCCAGATAATACATTGAAGGAAGAAGAGGAGCTGAAAATTGATAGTGGGTCAGAATCAGATAGCATCTCAAGTGCCTACTCTCAAAG ATTACAAAATAAGTGGTGCAACAATTCATTTTCCGGGAAATTAACTTTTTAG
- the LOC127128677 gene encoding transcription factor BIM2 isoform X1, whose amino-acid sequence MARFSKSNQDEELLDDDDQDLHTVNTSSAALNINNNNVKVDEPGRGKRANPHRSKHSETEQRRRSKINERFQVLRDLIPQNDQKRDKASFLLEVIEYIQFLQEKLQIYEHSYEGWNQEPSKLIPWRNHHGPAENTIDPSRAIPNGSDHETRNNVSLSLPKNVQNAIEPVPSTTIQKGCTPGSSAEAAPLTMQMRLDMFDPVVSSGMVTQQMLELPVSNADMASNLQPQVWLSKPNNDDYTVPDNTLKEEEELKIDSGSESDSISSAYSQRILGTLTQALQSSGVDLLQTSVSVQIDVGRRSITGLTPCQYSSKGHENQYMSNQAMACDYFSEDSEQSPKRFRREAS is encoded by the exons ATGGCTAGGTTTTCTAAAAGCAATCAAGATGAAGAATTGTTGGATGATGATGATCAAGACCTCCATACCGTCAACACTTCTTCCGCCGCtctcaacatcaacaacaacaatg TAAAGGTGGATGAACCTGGCAGAGGGAAAAGAGCGAACCCTCATCGTTCTAAGCATTCTGAGACTGAGCAGCGTAGAAGAAGCAAAATTAACGAAAG ATTTCAGGTTCTGAGAGATCTTATACCTCAAAATGATCAAAAAAGAGATAAAGCTTCCTTTTTGTTGGAG GTTATTGAATATATCCAGTTCCTACAGGAAAAGTTACAAATTTATGAACATTCTTATGAAGGATGGAATCAGGAACCAAGTAAATTAATTCCATGG AGAAATCATCACGGACCTGCCGAAAACACTATAGATCCTTCTCGAGCTATTCCAAATGGGTCTGATCATGAAACACGTAACAATGTCTCTCTGTCATTGCCTAAAAACGTACAGAACGCAATAGAACCTGTCCCCTCCACAACTATTCAGAAGGGTTGCACCCCTGGTTCATCCGCAGAAGCCGCTCCTCTGACAATGCAAATGCGATTGGACATGTTTGATCCGGTTGTTAGCAGTGGTATGGTGACTcaacagatgctggagttgccTGTATCTAATGCTGACATGGCTTCCAATCTCCAGCCTCAAGTATGGCTTAGCAAACCAAACAATGACGACTATACTGTTCCAGATAATACATTGAAGGAAGAAGAGGAGCTGAAAATTGATAGTGGGTCAGAATCAGATAGCATCTCAAGTGCCTACTCTCAAAG AATATTGGGTACTCTCACCCAAGCTCTACAATCCTCGGGTGTAGATTTGTTGCAGACCAGTGTTTCGGTGCAAATTGATGTTGGTCGACGTTCAATTACTGGGTTAACCCCTTGCCAATATAGCTCAAAG GGTCATGAAAATCAATATATGAGCAATCAAGCAATGGCATGTGATTACTTCAGTGAGGATTCTGAGCAAAGTCCAAAGAGGTTTAGAAGAGAAGCTAGCTAG